Genomic window (Equus asinus isolate D_3611 breed Donkey chromosome 13, EquAss-T2T_v2, whole genome shotgun sequence):
CATACCTTTCTGAATGCACCCTCCATTGGTCTGTGGAGTCAACACCTGTGCTCTTGGTTCTTTCTTCCAGAGGGAGATTCGTTTTCCCAATCCCTGGGACCCTCTCGATCTTACCAGGAACCAGGCCGGAGACTCCACCTTATCCGCCAGCATCCTGGCCATGCCCACTACCACCTCCCTGCTGCCTACCTGTTGGGCCCTTCCCGGAGTGCAGTGGCTCAGCCCCCACGACCTGCTCCCTTCCTACCATCCCAGGAGCCAGGCACGGGCCCTCGGCACCACCGCCTCCCCAGAGCTGCACATCCCCGGGCTCCAGGCGAGCAGCAGCACCTGGCAGTGGCCCAGCACCCCTATgcacagggctgggggctgagccGCCTCCGATGCACCTCGCAGCACCCTCCTGCTTGCCCAGCGCCCCCGCGCCGGGCCAGGCCTCATGACAGCAGCGGGTCTGGAGAGAGCTACTGCACAGAACGCAGTGGCTACCTAGCAGATGGGCCAGCCAGTGACTCCAGTTCGGGGCCCTGTCACGGCTCTTCAAGTGACTCAGTGGTCAACTGCACAGACATCAGCCTGCAGGGCATCCACGGCAGCAGTTCTACCTTCCGCAGCTCCTTGAGCAGTGACTTTGACCCCTTGGTATACTGCAGCCCTGAAGGAGAGCCCCGGGGGGAGGAGACTCAGCCTGGTGTGACCTCTCGGCCCCGTTCTTTGGACTCAATGGTGCCCACAGGGGAAACCCAGGTTTCCAGCCACGTTCATTACCACCGCCACCGGCACCACCACTACAAAAAGCGCTTCCAGTGGCATGGCAGGAAGCCTGGCCCAGAAACTGGGGTCCCCCAGTCCAGGCCTGCTGTTCCCCGGACACAGCCCCAGCCAGAGCTGCCTTCTCCTGCTGATCAACCTGCCAGATCCAACCCAGCAGCACCTTCAGGGGAGCTCCCCAACACACAGCGGCTCAGAGCCCTCACAGAGCCAGCCCCGGGCCCAGCTGAcacctccagccccagctccagtCCCAGAGGCCTCTTCCACTTGCAGAAATCCAGCCTCCCTGTCCGACACTCACAGAGGAGACGACGAGGGGGTCCCTCAGAGCCCACCCCAGCCTCTCGCCCTCAGGACTTGACTGCACACCCAGCGTGCCATATTTTTCCCCGTTATGGCCCCAGCCTGGCATACCCATGGTCCCCAGAGGCCCATCCATTGATCTTCGGACCTCCAGGCCTGGACAGGAGGCTGCTACCAGAACCCCCAGGCCCCTGTTACCCAAGTTCACAGCCAGTGTGGTTGTGTTTGACTCCACGCCAGCCCCTGGGACCACAGCCACCTGGGGAGGGGCCTTCCGAACGGAGTTCTGGCACCCCAGAGGGCAGGCCATGCCCTTACCCACACTGCCAGGTGCTGTCAGCCCAGCCTGGTGAGTTTTCAGGGGAAGCAGGTGTGGTGGGGAGAGGAAACGAGAGCGGGATATTGCAGAACAGGTAAAGTCAGCCAACAAGGAGTGGGTGGAAGCTGAGAAGGGTACAACAGGGGTGACTTTCAAAATACTGAACAACCGCCATAGCATAGGATGCTGGTAGGAGCACTGTGGCTCTGCCAGGTGTTACTTCTTTAGTTGCCAGATCATAGGGAGGTCTCAGGGGAGGTACTAGTGTGGCTGAGACATCAGAAAGCACTTGGCATGGTTTGGggcagcagctcacatggaattgtttcaatattttaataattggTATAACTTCTTTGTACCAGAAGTGTTCCTTGCCCTTGAAGAGAGTATGGAAGAGAAATAATTACTGATAACCATAACACTAGGCCGTATGAGAAGAGCTGTgtgaatgaggggaaaaaaaaaagtagagatcATGGGTGGTTCCCAGCAGCCTTGTGGGTCCGTAGGTTGTCTCCTTTCTCCTGGGGTAAGACAGCAACTCTGTTTCCCTTCTAAGCTCCGTTGTCAATAAGGCTGACCTCATTTCCTTGGGGGCCCAGTGCATCCCTGCTACTATATTACAACCAATGGTGATAATGTAAATCAACTTTAATTTGGTATTTATTTGCTCAAATCTGTCTCCGCCTCTTCCAGAGCCCTCTTCTTCCTACTCTTCCCCATCTTCTCTCATTGTGTAGATGACACAGCTCTTTGCTTATTGCCATCGCTAGGAGGACCACTCCACCCCAAAAGGGGACCCAAAGGTCCAGAAATATAAGAACTCAAGGTCTAGGAATCTTACAGGTTGGACCTGAGAGCtgctatcattcattcatttcttccctccttgtttctttctgtattttaggCTTGCTCTGTGTTAGGTTCCAGGGTAGGCTCTGAGGACATGGAACTTGTCAACCAGAAGCTCCAGGTTCATGGGGAGACAGGCATGCAAACAGTTACAGTACAGAAAATAATCGTTTCCATAGAGCCATGTAATGTAAGCTTTGGCCACGTATTTGATAATTCCATTTGAACCCTTCATGTGTGTACTTCCAGTGCTGTCAGTGCCAGACTgccacttcccctctctcccaaACTCAGAACTTGTTTCAATGCCTCCCTTTTACCTGCTCCTCATATCCTATCAATGCCAGCTTCTGTTAACTGTCTCTCTGCTAACTTTTTCATATTCTCCTCCAGTACCAATGGCCCCTGCCCATGTCTTAGGTGCAGCCTAAAGTTTGAGGCGGGAGACTCCTAgctcttcctttctgtcttatAGGGTCATGAAGGCAGGGCACTACACATCCAGCATTATGCCCTATAGAATTGTGCAGCACATTTACCCTGCTCACCTACCCCTCATACAGCTGCCAGGGTCATCTTCTTCAAATGAACTGTCCAGAATCTTCAAATGTTCTGTTTTATTCAcagtaaagaaaaatacagactgGTTTGGCCTTCCAGGCTTTTTAGTACCAGCTAGCCCCTAGCTTCCTTCCCAACCTTACTTTCCAttcttccccttcccttcctgcctcaTGCTGTAGCCAAACTGGGTAAACACTTCGTGCAGTTCCTGCAGCCCAGAATATTCTGCTGCCTTCCTGTTCCTATAAATCCAATTCTTACCTATTCCTGAGGACCAGCTGATTTATCTTCACTTTCAGGAAGCCCTTCCTGATTGCTCCACTTGGACATGATCTCTCCCCTTCTTCGATTCATCTGACTCCAGTCCTGTCCACTGGCATAACTGCAATTTGCATGCACACCTTCTCTCCTACAAAGTTGTCAGGTccctgcttatttatttatttatttttttgttttctgttgggCACATGGTAGTAGGCCAGATTCAagagtacttaataaatattttttggatgaatgaataaataccaaGTATTGGTAACATACTAGTTgctatatatatttctctttatctAGATTTGTTTTCTCTCCCTTGTGTCCCAACTGGGGCCCCTCTCAGCTTTCAATCTAAATATCCCTCTGGACACAttccctgctcctccctctctgtgGTTCCTTCCTAGCCGTACTTTGCTGCAGGTGGAAAAAGCAAGAGGCTGGCCTGACATTCAATGACCTCTTTCCTCCCGTTTCTCTAAATGCAGGCTCAGAGGAGGAGCTTGAGGAGCTGTGTGAACAGGCCGTGTGAGATGTTCAGGCCTAGCTCCAACCAAGAGTGTGCTCCAGATGACTCAGGGCCCTACCTGGCACAGAGTCCTGATCCTGAGAGAAGAAAGGACCTCAGAAAACACCCCTCTCTTTGCTGTACTTCCTGGAACCACTGGAAGAAGAGTGGTGATGGTGGGTGGCAGGAGGTGTTGTTTCCTGCTGCCAGCTCCAGATCTTGTCTGCAGAACACATCTGCAGTGCAGCAAGTCTGTGTCCAGCCAGGCAACCAGCTGCTGCCTGTGTGGACTGGCTCCCTTGAAGGCTGTTTTTTGAGAGCAGAAAGCTAGGAATGGGTAGATAGGTGTTATAATGGTGCTGCTCCTACCCTCAGCCCCAGCAGTCTCCCTCATCCCAAGCCTCATGTTCATACCAGCCAGTGGGTCCAGCTGAATGCATGCATCTCCTTCCTTGGGTGAGTGCTGCACGCCAGCTTTGGCTTCTCCCAGGTAAGGCTGCTGCATCAGCAGCAACCCTGGCTCttaccattttccttctttccaaaaggaTCAGGAGCATTGGCGAGCCCTGAGCCCTAAAAAGCAGAGCTCTGCAGCTTCTCCAGGCAATGTCTGCCCTGGTGCATAAGGGAggatattttttcccttcttgtcCTTAATTGTCTGATTCACTATATTAGGTCAGAGGGGAGGCTTTAGGAAGCCAGGGTGTGGAGTTCTGTCCCCAAGGTGGTACAGCACCTTGAAGAACCTGGGATGAAGCCTCTGATTTCCAAACTCCCTTGTCACTCCAGGAGCCCCAGTTCCTCTAGGGGCTGGCGCTGGTGATAGGGAGAGGGAATAACTCTTCCTTGGAGATCTCCTATCTCAAAGTCTCAAAGTAGGCGGAAAGAAGATTTCTGCTAGACTTCATCTAGGAAGAGGGAGGATGGAATGAAGGTAGAAAAGGTAGAATTAGAGCTGAACAAGGACAACAGGGAATTCTTCTCTGGGAGTTTTCTCTCACAGCAGGACGGGGAACAGGGGGAGagcaaaggaaaagcaaagtggGACCCTTGGGGTTAGATGGCCCAGAGGCCCAGCCTCCTAATAGAAGCCATACAGGTCAGGGTAAGCCATGCGAGAGTGGAGTTGCAGCAGGAAGTCTGGCCTGGGCAGCTGGTACCAAGTGGGCAAGGGCTGAGGGGTTTCCTTAGGGTGACATTCACCCCAGGGCAGCTTGACCATTGCTGGCCCCTCTAGCATTATCCCATTTGGAATGTGAATGTGGGAGCAAAGTGGTCATAGGACCCCACCTGGGAATCTTCTTCCCTCAAAGTAAGTGGGGAACTAGCACCTAGGCACCCACATGGGTATTTATATCTGAACCAGACAGAAAGATGCTTGAATCAGGCACTATGttgagaaatgtatttatttgctaatatatttATCCACAAATGAAGTCTGGTCTCGTGTTTTTGTTCTGTCACAACTGTCACTCAGGGTAATGACTTCATCTTCTGCATCGACAGAAATAAATTACATCTGATATCAGAGGCTAAGCTCTGATTTATGAAAAGATAGGGTAGAGTGGTGGGCTTGGCAACAAGAATGGGTTTGTAAGCCCCTAAAAGCATGGTTTAGTGAGATCAGGGGAGGAGAAAACATGGCTGGATTCTCACTGTGGTTCAGTTGTTTTCTACATTATTGCTGTACTCTTTACTTCCCGCTCTAATTTATGATGTTTCAGTGACTTTCTTTGTGGCCCTGGGTAAATATtctgtgcttcatttttttccaccCATAAAATGGGCTTACTTCGCAGTGGTTGCAGAGCTCCACTGAGATAACATAAAGGAAAGTATTCAGTGCCAGAGAACATCCCAACCCCAGTCACAGAGCCCATCTGAACACAGCATGAGACATGCACAAGACAGGCCCGCCTTGAAGCAGCTCAGTCTCAATTAGGCCTGTTTGGGAGGGTGGAACAGCAGGGCCTGAAACTATTTATATCTCAAAGCTTCAGTTCAGATAAACACAAATGACTGTGTTCTGCCTACACGCGGGACCTCGGAGGATCAAGAGAGCCGGTGCCGGGCGTAGGAAGAATTCCGCGGGGCCCGGGGAGGCCTTGCTTTCATCTTCCCAAAGCCCTCCCCGCTCCGCCTCTCCGGGAAAGGGCTGGCAGGGGTAGTGGTGGTCTGCTGCCCAATTCTGAACCAGAGAGCGACATTTAGCTTCCTATagggtgaaattaaaaaaaaaaaaatcaaaaggacgCAATCTCCTATAGATGTTCTGAAGTAAAGGAGCTGTGTCTAAATGCTAAAAGCTGCACAAAGCGTAAATTATCGGCTGGAACGAGGAAACGTAcgtaaagagttttaaaaaataattaagcagGCATTTTTCCGCCGTCCGTTCACGGCCGGCATTCCTGCGGACGGCCAATGGAAACCCTATCAAGCCCTCGCCGTCAGGAAGGAGGCGGGGCTGTCCCCGGCTTTCTTTCCGTCTCTGCAGAGATAATCCAGAGGGAGACAGTGGACTCTCTGGCCCCGCGCTTTTACAACGGGCAAAAGAGAATCTCGGCTGTCACCCGGGAGCCTCCCAAAGGGCCCGCGGCCTGGTGCCAGCGGCCTACATCAAATGGCCCGCGCCGCCCGGTTCCGGCCCGCGCCGCGGCACGCTCTCGCGCAGGCGCCACCGCGCCGCCCCTCCCCCACGGGCCCCGCCCACAGGGCCAACGGCCGCGCCGGCCTCGCCCTCGCGCAGGCCCAGGTGGCGGGGGCGCGCGCCGGCCCAGGTGACTCCCGGCCGGCCCCGCCTCCGGGCGGGAGAAACCATCTCCTGAAGCGGGGGGGAGAGGCGGGGCTCGCGGCCTTACACACCGGAAGAGGAAGTCTGAGCACCGGATGTGTCGGGCATTCTGGGTAATTCGCTGTTTACTTCCCGTGAGCGAGGGGGCTGTGGCACAGTCGCTCGTTGTTCTTCCATCGGAGAGGATGGCTCTGGAGACGGTGCCGAAGGACCTGCGGCATCTGCGGGCCTGTCTGCTGTGTTCGCTGGTCAAGGTATCCATCTGGGACGTGGTTTAGTCGCGGTGGGGGACCAAGCTGGGGGAAAGAGGGTAGAACGGGGCTCCGGGATAGTGGAGAGAAAGGTAAGGGCCAGGCCGCCGGGGGTGGCAGGCGATGTGGGGGAGCTGCAGGAGGTCGTTGTTTATGTCGGTAGGAAAGCAGGCAGGTTTGGCAGCCGTGGGCACGGGCGGTCTTACGTGCTTTGGAATcctcagctcttagcacaggGCTGACCCCTTAACAGATGTTCGGTGAACTTCTTTTGGAGCCGAAGTACACCGGGAGTCAGAGGAGGGTGGGAATCTGCAGCTGAGGGAGTAGTCGTAGGGTGCCTGACCCTGAGGAGACTAGGCAAGGGAGTAGGTAAAACGCCGTTGGGAACGAGAGAGGAAGGAGTGTGAGGGTGGCACTCAGGAAGGGGCTTCTGGGAGTGGTGGGTGGGGGACCTGGTGAGATAGAGCGAACGTAGAAAGCCGTCTCCTTGACCAGGTAGAAGTATTGAGAAAGCTCCTGTTTTTGGCCTTGTCCGTGCtcacctctctccttttttccccctcccagaCTATAGACCAGTTTGAATATGACGGTTGTGACAATTGTGATGCATACCTTCAGATGAAGGGTAACCGAGAAATGGTATATGATTGCACCAGCTCTTCCTTTGATGGGTAAGCCCCTTtagattctttccttccttctacattCCCTCCGCCCCCACCCTAACCGacccaccctaccccaccccaccacGTAAATGTGGGGCAGGCTTTTGAGACCTAATCATAGTTGGTCTCAAAGTTACTTTGAGACACACTAGTCCTAtgctgtccagtacagtagccactaCCCACGTGTGGcattgagcacctgaaatgtggctggGTCAAATTGAGATATGCTTTAAACGTAAAATGTACTACCCTGGATCTCAAGGGCTTAGCgcgaaaaagaatgtaaaatatcttaataGTCTTTGTATTAATTATATGCCTAAATGATAATACTTTGGATATATTGATTAAGTGAAAtgtattattgaaattaatttaacccgtttgtctttacttttttaaacatggctgctagaaaatttcaaatgattTGTGCAGCTTTCGTTATATTTCCACTGGACAGTTTTTCACTGGAATGTTAGCTCATTAATGGTAGGGAGTTTGTTTACCTTGTGCGCCATGATATGGCATAGGGCCTGGAAGGTGgtggatgcttaataaatgtttgttgaatgcatgaaGATCCattctgaaaatgaagaaaaaggaaggtaCGGTAACAGTAAACGATTGCCCCAAAGCTGATGCTTTTAGAGAACTGTAAGAGGACCTATAAGAAAAGTTTTCGCTTGGCAAGATTGTCcagtggggagaaagggaagtGAGAGAAACATAAGTGGCCAGGTTTCAATTTTCCTTCCTCAAGGTAGGAGCCAGAGGGCAGTGTTCTTTGGGAGTTAAGGAGGTACTAAGTTTCTTTGGGCCTCTAGGCCAATTAAGAGTTTATGCACAAACTGGCCCAAACCGGATACTTGCCAAGGTTCCCTCAAGGTGGGCCAATTCCATAccttctttgatttcctttaagGAAGAATAAGGGATTGGGCAAAAGAGAGGTTCTCGTGGGACCTTTACTTCCTACATGTTCACGTACAGACTCAGGTAGATACTCCAGTCCCTAGTGCTAGCAAATGAACGAAGGGACTCCCATCTATGGGTGAAGTTCTGTGTTGGCTGCTGTGAGAGATGTCAAGAGTTAcacagtgaggggctggcctggtggcacagcagttaagtgcgcacgttctgctccagtggcctggggttcgctggttcggatccagggtgcggacatggcgccgcttgacaagccatgctgtggtaggcgtcccacatataaagtagaggaagatgggcacggatgttagctcagggccagtcttcctcagcaaaaagaggaggactggcagtagttagctcagggctaatcttcctcaaaaaaaaaagttacacagTGAGATACTTACTAGTAAGAGAGACACAGTGTAAAGTTTTGCATATTAGagttaaaaaaattgtaaaatgtacataaatttacttttttgtgtgtgtgtgaggaagattggccctgagctaccatctatgctgatcttcctctgttATGTATGTGAGTTGTGCCTTAGCATGGCTGGTGAGGGGTGTAGGTAGGTgcgcaggatccgaacctgcgaaccagGGCCACCAGAACAgaacgtgctgaacttaaccactgtgtcatgGGGCCAACccaaaaatttaccatttttaagtgtagaattcagtagtattaaatatattcacattattgtgcagccatcaccaccatccatctccagaacttttgtcgtctcatttcctcttcctatcagcccctggcagccaccattctactttcaatggatttgactactctagatact
Coding sequences:
- the SUPT4H1 gene encoding transcription elongation factor SPT4, whose product is MCRAFWVIRCLLPVSEGAVAQSLVVLPSERMALETVPKDLRHLRACLLCSLVKTIDQFEYDGCDNCDAYLQMKGNREMVYDCTSSSFDGIIAMMSPEDSWVSKWQRVSNFKPGVYAVSVTGRLPQGIVRELKSRGVAYKSRDTAIKT
- the RNF43 gene encoding E3 ubiquitin-protein ligase RNF43 isoform X2, which encodes MSVGHQLQLAALWPWLLMATLQAGFGHTGLVLAAAVESERSAEQKAIIRVIPLKMDPTGKLNLTLEGVFAGVAEITPAEGKLMQGSLNWSLSGRIPYFYQNTCPRRDNGIKSQVLYDCTCLSHPLYLCNASDDDNLEPGFISIVKLESPQRAPRPCLSLASKARMAGERGASAVLFDITEDRAAAEQLQQPLGLTWPVVLIWGNDAEKLMEFVYKNRKAHVRIELKEPPTWPDYDVWILLTVVGTIFVVILASVLRIRCRPRHSRPDPLQQRTAWAISQLATRRYQANCRRARAEWPDSGSSCSSAPVCAICLEEFSEGQELRVISCFHEFHRACVDPWLQQHRTCPLCMFNIVEGDSFSQSLGPSRSYQEPGRRLHLIRQHPGHAHYHLPAAYLLGPSRSAVAQPPRPAPFLPSQEPGTGPRHHRLPRAAHPRAPGEQQHLAVAQHPYAQGWGLSRLRCTSQHPPACPAPPRRARPHDSSGSGESYCTERSGYLADGPASDSSSGPCHGSSSDSVVNCTDISLQGIHGSSSTFRSSLSSDFDPLVYCSPEGEPRGEETQPGVTSRPRSLDSMVPTGETQVSSHVHYHRHRHHHYKKRFQWHGRKPGPETGVPQSRPAVPRTQPQPELPSPADQPARSNPAAPSGELPNTQRLRALTEPAPGPADTSSPSSSPRGLFHLQKSSLPVRHSQRRRRGGPSEPTPASRPQDLTAHPACHIFPRYGPSLAYPWSPEAHPLIFGPPGLDRRLLPEPPGPCYPSSQPVWLCLTPRQPLGPQPPGEGPSERSSGTPEGRPCPYPHCQVLSAQPGSEEELEELCEQAV
- the RNF43 gene encoding E3 ubiquitin-protein ligase RNF43 isoform X7, with translation MAGERGASAVLFDITEDRAAAEQLQQPLGLTWPVVLIWGNDAEKLMEFVYKNRKAHVRIELKEPPTWPDYDVWILLTVVGTIFVVILASVLRIRCRPRHSRPDPLQQRTAWAISQLATRRYQANCRRARAEWPDSGSSCSSAPVCAICLEEFSEGQELRVISCFHEFHRACVDPWLQQHRTCPLCMFNIVEGDSFSQSLGPSRSYQEPGRRLHLIRQHPGHAHYHLPAAYLLGPSRSAVAQPPRPAPFLPSQEPGTGPRHHRLPRAAHPRAPGEQQHLAVAQHPYAQGWGLSRLRCTSQHPPACPAPPRRARPHDSSGSGESYCTERSGYLADGPASDSSSGPCHGSSSDSVVNCTDISLQGIHGSSSTFRSSLSSDFDPLVYCSPEGEPRGEETQPGVTSRPRSLDSMVPTGETQVSSHVHYHRHRHHHYKKRFQWHGRKPGPETGVPQSRPAVPRTQPQPELPSPADQPARSNPAAPSGELPNTQRLRALTEPAPGPADTSSPSSSPRGLFHLQKSSLPVRHSQRRRRGGPSEPTPASRPQDLTAHPACHIFPRYGPSLAYPWSPEAHPLIFGPPGLDRRLLPEPPGPCYPSSQPVWLCLTPRQPLGPQPPGEGPSERSSGTPEGRPCPYPHCQVLSAQPGEFSGEAGVVGRGNESGILQNR
- the RNF43 gene encoding E3 ubiquitin-protein ligase RNF43 isoform X3; this encodes MSVGHQLQLAALWPWLLMATLQAGFGHTGLVLAAAVESERSAEQKAIIRVIPLKMDPTGKLNLTLEGVFAGVAEITPAEGKLMQSHPLYLCNASDDDNLEPGFISIVKLESPQRAPRPCLSLASKARMAGERGASAVLFDITEDRAAAEQLQQPLGLTWPVVLIWGNDAEKLMEFVYKNRKAHVRIELKEPPTWPDYDVWILLTVVGTIFVVILASVLRIRCRPRHSRPDPLQQRTAWAISQLATRRYQANCRRARAEWPDSGSSCSSAPVCAICLEEFSEGQELRVISCFHEFHRACVDPWLQQHRTCPLCMFNIVEGDSFSQSLGPSRSYQEPGRRLHLIRQHPGHAHYHLPAAYLLGPSRSAVAQPPRPAPFLPSQEPGTGPRHHRLPRAAHPRAPGEQQHLAVAQHPYAQGWGLSRLRCTSQHPPACPAPPRRARPHDSSGSGESYCTERSGYLADGPASDSSSGPCHGSSSDSVVNCTDISLQGIHGSSSTFRSSLSSDFDPLVYCSPEGEPRGEETQPGVTSRPRSLDSMVPTGETQVSSHVHYHRHRHHHYKKRFQWHGRKPGPETGVPQSRPAVPRTQPQPELPSPADQPARSNPAAPSGELPNTQRLRALTEPAPGPADTSSPSSSPRGLFHLQKSSLPVRHSQRRRRGGPSEPTPASRPQDLTAHPACHIFPRYGPSLAYPWSPEAHPLIFGPPGLDRRLLPEPPGPCYPSSQPVWLCLTPRQPLGPQPPGEGPSERSSGTPEGRPCPYPHCQVLSAQPGEFSGEAGVVGRGNESGILQNR
- the RNF43 gene encoding E3 ubiquitin-protein ligase RNF43 isoform X6, which produces MSHPLYLCNASDDDNLEPGFISIVKLESPQRAPRPCLSLASKARMAGERGASAVLFDITEDRAAAEQLQQPLGLTWPVVLIWGNDAEKLMEFVYKNRKAHVRIELKEPPTWPDYDVWILLTVVGTIFVVILASVLRIRCRPRHSRPDPLQQRTAWAISQLATRRYQANCRRARAEWPDSGSSCSSAPVCAICLEEFSEGQELRVISCFHEFHRACVDPWLQQHRTCPLCMFNIVEGDSFSQSLGPSRSYQEPGRRLHLIRQHPGHAHYHLPAAYLLGPSRSAVAQPPRPAPFLPSQEPGTGPRHHRLPRAAHPRAPGEQQHLAVAQHPYAQGWGLSRLRCTSQHPPACPAPPRRARPHDSSGSGESYCTERSGYLADGPASDSSSGPCHGSSSDSVVNCTDISLQGIHGSSSTFRSSLSSDFDPLVYCSPEGEPRGEETQPGVTSRPRSLDSMVPTGETQVSSHVHYHRHRHHHYKKRFQWHGRKPGPETGVPQSRPAVPRTQPQPELPSPADQPARSNPAAPSGELPNTQRLRALTEPAPGPADTSSPSSSPRGLFHLQKSSLPVRHSQRRRRGGPSEPTPASRPQDLTAHPACHIFPRYGPSLAYPWSPEAHPLIFGPPGLDRRLLPEPPGPCYPSSQPVWLCLTPRQPLGPQPPGEGPSERSSGTPEGRPCPYPHCQVLSAQPGSEEELEELCEQAV
- the RNF43 gene encoding E3 ubiquitin-protein ligase RNF43 isoform X1 — translated: MSVGHQLQLAALWPWLLMATLQAGFGHTGLVLAAAVESERSAEQKAIIRVIPLKMDPTGKLNLTLEGVFAGVAEITPAEGKLMQGSLNWSLSGRIPYFYQNTCPRRDNGIKSQVLYDCTCLSHPLYLCNASDDDNLEPGFISIVKLESPQRAPRPCLSLASKARMAGERGASAVLFDITEDRAAAEQLQQPLGLTWPVVLIWGNDAEKLMEFVYKNRKAHVRIELKEPPTWPDYDVWILLTVVGTIFVVILASVLRIRCRPRHSRPDPLQQRTAWAISQLATRRYQANCRRARAEWPDSGSSCSSAPVCAICLEEFSEGQELRVISCFHEFHRACVDPWLQQHRTCPLCMFNIVEGDSFSQSLGPSRSYQEPGRRLHLIRQHPGHAHYHLPAAYLLGPSRSAVAQPPRPAPFLPSQEPGTGPRHHRLPRAAHPRAPGEQQHLAVAQHPYAQGWGLSRLRCTSQHPPACPAPPRRARPHDSSGSGESYCTERSGYLADGPASDSSSGPCHGSSSDSVVNCTDISLQGIHGSSSTFRSSLSSDFDPLVYCSPEGEPRGEETQPGVTSRPRSLDSMVPTGETQVSSHVHYHRHRHHHYKKRFQWHGRKPGPETGVPQSRPAVPRTQPQPELPSPADQPARSNPAAPSGELPNTQRLRALTEPAPGPADTSSPSSSPRGLFHLQKSSLPVRHSQRRRRGGPSEPTPASRPQDLTAHPACHIFPRYGPSLAYPWSPEAHPLIFGPPGLDRRLLPEPPGPCYPSSQPVWLCLTPRQPLGPQPPGEGPSERSSGTPEGRPCPYPHCQVLSAQPGEFSGEAGVVGRGNESGILQNR
- the RNF43 gene encoding E3 ubiquitin-protein ligase RNF43 isoform X5 — protein: MSHPLYLCNASDDDNLEPGFISIVKLESPQRAPRPCLSLASKARMAGERGASAVLFDITEDRAAAEQLQQPLGLTWPVVLIWGNDAEKLMEFVYKNRKAHVRIELKEPPTWPDYDVWILLTVVGTIFVVILASVLRIRCRPRHSRPDPLQQRTAWAISQLATRRYQANCRRARAEWPDSGSSCSSAPVCAICLEEFSEGQELRVISCFHEFHRACVDPWLQQHRTCPLCMFNIVEGDSFSQSLGPSRSYQEPGRRLHLIRQHPGHAHYHLPAAYLLGPSRSAVAQPPRPAPFLPSQEPGTGPRHHRLPRAAHPRAPGEQQHLAVAQHPYAQGWGLSRLRCTSQHPPACPAPPRRARPHDSSGSGESYCTERSGYLADGPASDSSSGPCHGSSSDSVVNCTDISLQGIHGSSSTFRSSLSSDFDPLVYCSPEGEPRGEETQPGVTSRPRSLDSMVPTGETQVSSHVHYHRHRHHHYKKRFQWHGRKPGPETGVPQSRPAVPRTQPQPELPSPADQPARSNPAAPSGELPNTQRLRALTEPAPGPADTSSPSSSPRGLFHLQKSSLPVRHSQRRRRGGPSEPTPASRPQDLTAHPACHIFPRYGPSLAYPWSPEAHPLIFGPPGLDRRLLPEPPGPCYPSSQPVWLCLTPRQPLGPQPPGEGPSERSSGTPEGRPCPYPHCQVLSAQPGEFSGEAGVVGRGNESGILQNR
- the RNF43 gene encoding E3 ubiquitin-protein ligase RNF43 isoform X4; the encoded protein is MSVGHQLQLAALWPWLLMATLQAGFGHTGLVLAAAVESERSAEQKAIIRVIPLKMDPTGKLNLTLEGVFAGVAEITPAEGKLMQSHPLYLCNASDDDNLEPGFISIVKLESPQRAPRPCLSLASKARMAGERGASAVLFDITEDRAAAEQLQQPLGLTWPVVLIWGNDAEKLMEFVYKNRKAHVRIELKEPPTWPDYDVWILLTVVGTIFVVILASVLRIRCRPRHSRPDPLQQRTAWAISQLATRRYQANCRRARAEWPDSGSSCSSAPVCAICLEEFSEGQELRVISCFHEFHRACVDPWLQQHRTCPLCMFNIVEGDSFSQSLGPSRSYQEPGRRLHLIRQHPGHAHYHLPAAYLLGPSRSAVAQPPRPAPFLPSQEPGTGPRHHRLPRAAHPRAPGEQQHLAVAQHPYAQGWGLSRLRCTSQHPPACPAPPRRARPHDSSGSGESYCTERSGYLADGPASDSSSGPCHGSSSDSVVNCTDISLQGIHGSSSTFRSSLSSDFDPLVYCSPEGEPRGEETQPGVTSRPRSLDSMVPTGETQVSSHVHYHRHRHHHYKKRFQWHGRKPGPETGVPQSRPAVPRTQPQPELPSPADQPARSNPAAPSGELPNTQRLRALTEPAPGPADTSSPSSSPRGLFHLQKSSLPVRHSQRRRRGGPSEPTPASRPQDLTAHPACHIFPRYGPSLAYPWSPEAHPLIFGPPGLDRRLLPEPPGPCYPSSQPVWLCLTPRQPLGPQPPGEGPSERSSGTPEGRPCPYPHCQVLSAQPGSEEELEELCEQAV